One Trichomycterus rosablanca isolate fTriRos1 chromosome 12, fTriRos1.hap1, whole genome shotgun sequence DNA window includes the following coding sequences:
- the LOC134324643 gene encoding uncharacterized protein LOC134324643, with protein MDGDKAQYSRLMESLKRRQRLGPDELRLIAEHDSDEDHEGMTIEEEDFMDMELLDEGEEEDEEEQDEQRDQPTTSYR; from the coding sequence atggatggagacaaggctcaatattcacgccttatggagtctctgaagaggagacagcggctaggccctgacgagcttagacttattgctgaacatgacagcgatgaagatcatgaaggcatgaccattgaagaggaggacttcatggacatggagctcctggatgaaggggaagaagaggatgaagaggagcaagatgagcagagggatcaaccaacaacctcctatcggtaa